The genomic DNA CAATAACTGAACGTGGTAACTTTATAATTTAATGTGATAGCCTTATCAATAACTTCATGTGATCGCTTCATCAATAACTTCATGTGATTGCTTCATCAATAACTTCATGTGATTGCTTCATCAATAACTTCATGTGATAGCCTTATCAATAACTTCATGTGATCGCTTAATCAATAACTTCATGTGATTGCTTCATCAATAACTTCATGTGATCGCTTCATCAATAACTTCATGTGATTGCTTCATCAATAACTTCATGTGATTGCTTCATCAATAACTTCATGTGATAGCCTTATCAATAACTTTGTGATAGCTTTATCAATACCGTTGTGATAACTTTATGAATAACTTAATGTGATAGCTTTATCAATAACTTTGTGATAACTTTATCAATAACTCTGCTTACCTTTTCCATGGTTAATTATCAGTAGGCCAGGCGTGATACATTAAACCACCAAGCTCCACCAATATTCTCTTTATATGCAGCCAGGACAATAAAAGCAAGCACATGGTTACTTAGCACTGTTCGAATTGGATATAATTCAATCAGCAATTCAAATCCAGACTCATCACATTGTTCAGAAGCACTGATGCCCCGATCTACAAACAAAGACAAATGGAAAGTGCAAACCATCCCAAATGCACTTTATACCGTACACCATGCTGACCAAAACAAGGGCACTAGAGGACATTGGTTTGATATCAAATGTTTTGGGTCAGGGCCCATCCTTTTTCATTTGTCAAAGAACCTGCAAGAGGTCTGGTCTCCACAACAGGACAATAGGACAAGAGGTCTGTCAAAGAACCTGCAAGGTCTGGTCtccacaacaggacaacaggtctggtctccacaacaggacaacaggtctGGTCTCCATAACAGGACAAGAGGTCTGGTCTCCACAACAGGACAAGAGGTCTGGTCtccacaacaggacaacaggtctGGTCTCCACAACAGGACAAGAGGTCTGGTCTCCACAACTGGACAACAGGTCTGGTCTCCACAACAGGACAAGAGGTCTGGTCTCCATAACATGACAAGAGGTCTGGTCTCCACAATAGGACTATTCATGTGcatctttttgccactgctgaTGGTGCTTATGATGATGTCTATAACCcctcttaaagggacagttcaccaACACATTTCAAAATGGTAAATGTGTTGTGGTACCCTGAAATCAGGTTATGaacaaggagaaggagagactgcAGTCCATGCTTTGGGTTTGTTTACCCAGCCACTGTCACTGCCTGCTTAAAAAAAAGTCTCGCTCCAAACTAATGTGAGACAATGTAGCACACCAGATATCAGTGTTGTGGTACTCGAGAGGTCTTAagaccacatattgagtgtctcGGTCTTGTCTCAGTGTCAGGGATACATTTGTACTCGGTCTTGACTCACCGAGACCAGCCAAGACCAGCCGAGACCAGCGGAGTAAACAAGTCCTAattatcagcttccattcagtcagcaCATAAAACTCCTAattatcagcttccattcagtcaaCCAGctctaagtggacagtttgatttcacagaagtgtgactgacttggagttacattgttgtttaagtgttccctttatttttttgagcagtgtatatatccatacacgcttgcatacatatacacatacatgatGAAATGATGTTTTATTATTGGTTGGCAGATTGCGGTGGGTTGTACATAGGTGTGCCTATCTACTAAGACATATTATGGATCATAATTTAAGGATTGCGGTACAAAGGGAAATCCAATAGAAACATTAGGATCCTGGTGGCGCAGCAGACTAAGTAGTGTACAGGGCTTGAAGATCGCAGGTTTAAATCCTTCTTTAAAAAAGctatacatacactatatatacaaaagtatgtggacaccccttcaaattagtggaatcagctatttcagccacacccgttgccgaaaggcgtataaaatcgagcacacagccatgcaatctccatagacaaacattggcagtagaatggccttactgaagagctcagtgactttcaacgtggcactgtcataggatgccacctttccaaaaagtcagtttgttacatttctgccctgctagagctgctgtaagtgctgttattgtgaagtggaaacatctggGAGCAACattggctcagccacaaagtggtagctcacagaacgggaccgccgagtgctgaagcgcgtcaaaatcatctgtccttggttgcaacattcACCACTGAGTTcaaaactgcttctggaagcaaggctaaaatcaccatgcgcaatgccaagcgtcggctggagtgatgaaaagctcgccgccattggacactggaaaacgtgttctctggagtgatgaatcacatttcaccatctggcagactgatggacgaatctgagtttggcagatgccaggagaacgctacctgcccgaatgcatagtgccaactataaagtttggtggaggaggaataatggtctggggctgtttttcatggttcagtctagaccccttagttccagtgaagggaaatcttaacgctacagcatacaatgacattctagatgattctgtgcttccaactttgtgttaacagtttggggaaggccctttcctgtttcagcatgacaatgcccctgtgcacaaactgaggtccatacagaaatggtttgttgagatcggtgtggaagaacttgactgacctgcacagagccctgacctgaaccccattgaacacctttgggattaattggaatgccgactgcgagccaggcctaattggcCAACATCAGTGTtcaacctcactaatgttcttgtggctgaatgctgcggggacttgcttccaatgttccaacatctagtcgaaagccttcccagaagagtggaggttgttattaacagcaaaggaggggaaccaactccatattaatgcccatgatttcgaaatgagatgttcgatgagcagatacttttggtcatgtagtgtatgtttggACAATAGCCTAATAAAGTATAATGATGTCCATTATCTTTAAGTTTGCCAATGATAATAATGTTACATTCTTTGAATGTTTGTGGGACGTTATCATCCTAAAGTTAGCTCAAACCCTAACTAGAACTTGGGACTGTGGACTGTTAGCTAATGCTCTGGCAGTTTGTTAATTGACATTCAGAATACTCAGAAGGTTGCTTATGAAATTGACTTGTCAGAAAAGTTTAGCATTGTGGTAGGATCATAGTGTCCTACCACCAAACTCATGGAACCTTGATGTTATCTTTTGCATCTCACCTCAACAGATCACAAAACGAGTTTCAGACATTTGCAAATAGTTCATTTTTTTATTGGATCATGTCACACAGACTCAATAAGACCAGAGAACAACTCGATCCCACGGTCAAAGGTCACAGAGCCCTAGAACTCAGTGATCCTGCGGAAGGAGCCCACGGCGGCAGATGCGGCGCTCCAGTCTGTGTGGCGGGGGTACTCGCCGCGCTCCAGGAAGTACTGGCGTCCCCTGTAGTTTGGCAGCTCGTAGAAGGCCCAGGCGCCGTGGGTCACCATGCACGAGTACACCTCGCGGAACTTAAAGGCCTCGTAGACCGAGGGGCAGTCCTCGGCCCACTCCACCATCCGACCGCCGAAGTCTGGCCTCTCGTACAGCCTCAGCTTCCACACGTTGCCATACACCTGGCAGGAACAGAGGGAGATAAAGACAAACATTGTGAAGGGTTAGTTAGGATTTTGTTTTGTACCAAATCTACTGTAATATAATTTATTGGGTGTTTCAGAGGCTTCTGAAATTCAGTTGGACATCATATTAGCTATAGCTGCCGTACGTTCATGTTAAATATAATAAACTACTTGTAAGATATCATCTTCACTTATGTTGGtcaataaattattttaaatatAGAACAACTCATTTAAATGACGTTGTAGCATGTTTAGCGTGGATTTGTTCATCTCTTTTCGTGTTCGAAGGGCATGAACTATTAACGGAAAATGCCCCTTTAAAGGTTTCTTGGCATATTTCCTCTTAAAATGATGGGCGTGGGGGTAAAATGCTGCCAAAAATGTCTGCTTTTGTCTGCTTGCATTGTCTGCTGGATTATAGAGCAGTGTGTTATTCCCTGATGCATTCTGGGCCTGAGGTCCACTTAACCCTGTATGAAACACTATCTCAGTCCCATTCTGCAACATAGACTTTTACACAATATTAGTCAAGAGGGAGGATTAGCTTACCTCCTAGTCGAGAATATCAAAACATCATATTTTACTTTTTTTTGTACACATTTTTCAGAGCAAATTTGAAATGCATATGGTTTGCGTTACAAGTTTCTGCGATGAAAGAGACACATTAACTGCTGGGAACTATGGgactaagatttttttttttaaggcatacagaagagggggggagagagagagagagagtatggagggagggagggaggagagaattagggatggagggaggagagaattaTGATATGAAATATGGATATGCAAGGAATCATCTTACGTTTTTGATGGCGCGGCAGGACTTGACGCTATCGTTGAATCCCATCCATTGCTGGTTGTCTGTGTACTCCCCTGGGCTCAGGATGTATTGGTAGCCCTTGTAGTTGGGTTTCTCATAAAGCACCCAGGCCCCGCTCTCCACCCTCGCCGAGTTGCAGCGGCTGAAGTAGGAGTGCAGGTCGGCACAGTCGGTGCTGCACTCATAGCAGCGGCCCTGGAAATTATTTTCCTCGTAGAATGTGATCTAAGGAAGGATGGGAAGCAGAGAATACTCTGCGGTGAGTTACGGATGAAAACAAATATCATATTACTACAGGATCACATATTACATGAACACTTTATTCAGACATTCTCAAAGTCATATAAAAATGGCAAAGCCATATCTTCAAACTATTATCAAGTTAACTTTTTGTGTTTGCAGGAATATGAAGAGTGTTGGCTGCACAtgaatgaataaaaaaataaacataaaccCAAATGTTCAACATTTATATTGAATAAGTATATGCATTGAAGTTACTATCATCACTGATAAATACAGATGTGTTGTTTAATGCGTCACCTTACCTTCACCATTTTGCAGCACAGTCTACTACTTTCTTAGCTGCCGCACCGGCAAACTATTTATGTATAAACAAAATGTGCAGAGTGTGGAAAGCCTTTGATATCCAAATGAGGCCGATTTGCATATCAGCAAAAATGATTTGGTCATGTTTTATTTCTCTTTGTTCCAGTCTAATGATTCTGTAACAAACGATTGCTGGAACAGTGAAATTAATGTTCTAAAGGCCTAAGTCACAGAATTCTGCTTGGActattttatgattatttatttttctgttgGGGTTTACATCTTGGATATACTGAGTGTGTTTCCTATTCCACTACTCTTGTTGAGGAAAATGGACTTGGATCAAGTTTCTTCTTCATCTGATATCAAAGATGATCTGCATGTTTATGTGAGatctgtacttttttttttttttgtattattctgtacgtaaattcGAGACActtcatttagtatgatatgttaggtttcgtatggtatgtattcatttgtggatgacCATCACCAATTTTGTATGATaagttacgaattacaattcctattatatgttacgaatttgcaaaacatacagtatgttatgaatttacaaaacgtatgatatgttacaaattctggCTAGGTGGGGTAGGCATTAGCTAGGTGGGGTGGGCCgtcaattgtaaataagaaattgttcttaactgacttgcctagataaatacaggttaaataaaaaatgtacaaatacattttaaaaatctaggttaggtttaaggttaggtttaagtgTAAAAGTTAGGTTAAATGGGTAGGGTTAGCTAAAAAggattaaggttaaggttaggggaagtgtTATGGTTAGGGAATGTGGGTTAGCTAAAAtgattaaggttaaggttaggggaatggtttagctaacatgctaagtagttgcaaagtagctaaaaagtagtaagtagctaaaatgctaaagttgtccgtgatgagatttgaactttCATCCTTTGGGTTGCCTTAGATTTCAaactgtcttatgtaaccatactaaACAAATAGTTATCATACATTTTCTATGTTAGGtctagtctgagaccaggctgcatTTCTATATAATTATGTAGGCCGATCATTACCGCAAGTACTGCATGCAGCTTTTCCATATTTAGTCATCAGAGCCAACATCTTTGAATGTAAAGTAAAACTCTTAATGGCCCTCTATCAACCATCAGTAAAGTCAAGCATTCATCATTTCATAATTGGTTGCATTACTGGCATGCTTGTAAAGGCCCACCTCCGAGGAAGTATTTAGAGTAATTCATGTCGTAGAGCGGAAATTCTTGTTCTTGTTTAGATTCCACCTCAAAGACTGCCTTAGACTGCCAAAACATATTATGGAATTGGGGATGGGAACGTTGTGGTGATTCCCACGCGTAGCAGAGAAATAACAACCCTGATTGACAGCGGTCAGTGtaactagctagcatgctaaccttagctagctaatgaACGTTATATGAGTACAATTTAAACTAAGACAGGCGTACTTTAAGTCAGGTGAAAATAATTATTTCAGAAACGAACTACCAGCCTACCTGTCAAGAGATGAGTCTCAGCTAAACTGTGCCAATACCAGTTGTTGAGGGCTGACATTTGTCTGACTCTTCAAGTTTTTGATAATTCCAGTGAAACTGTGTCGGCTTCCAGACGTCATTAATATTTAGACGTGCACAAGAACATAATCAAATAACTATATTCTTTGTTCTttcagcaagctagctagctatacaatgagtatacataacattaagaacacctgctctttccatgacagactgaccaggtgaatccgggtaaaagctatgaccccttattgatgtcacttgttaaatccgtcattgtaaataagattttgttcttaactgacttgcctagttaaaggtacaatgtatttattttttaatccacCTTAATCAGTGTAGTGGTGTTCTAAAATACAATCATATCACACAATTTGACCATTTATAAAATCATCTATGTAGACTATTTTAAAAATAAGTGAAATCTGACATGATCCAATGGATTATGATAATTAGCTGGTAAAAAAGGGAAAGAGTAAAATCGTTACTTTGACCCCCTATTTTAATTTTCTCCGTGGCAAATCGGTGAAGTGTAGATtcgtcactagttaacacagccacaaagtcataaaacagGATTTTAAGCCTAACTCtcactttaaccctaaccttaacaacacCTAACTCtcactttaaccctaaccttaaattaagaccaaaaagcacatttttgttttcatgaatttgtaTGATATAGCCAAGTCTAACTTTGGCTGTTTTTATCTAGTAGAAAAGCTGTTTGGCTCTCAGTCGACTTGCGAATAGGAAGAACTTTGCAGcggaataaaaaaaaacattgccatgctggtgggtggtaacgTTTAGAGAAAACCCAGACCTGAAACGAATCGTAGGCTGAAAATAATTTGCACATCATCTAATAGGAAAAGATACGGAAGACTCACGGAAACATCCGAAGTCACACATTCAGATTTGGCACTTCAAGGCCAAATAtatcatactttgactaaaaTGATGACTTAGTGACTTACATTGTTGTGAAACGTCGTAGGTAAACTGTGGCCATCATCTTTCAGCTGTAAAAAGTGAATTTCTACTGGTGTGGGCGTTAAATAATGATAAGTAAGCTGCTGGGTTGGTCTCCTTACTCTTGAGTTCCCCTAGCCTCTGTCCCCCTATAGGCTGAGTCACTGCAGGATTAACCGAGCATGACCTCGTGACCCCATCTTCTCCCAGGACTGTTGACATCCACCTCTCAAAACAGTTGTCATGGTGCCAGacacattcccccccccccccccccccccctaaaatgtGTATGTTAAATACAATACACAAATCATTAAGATCCATCTTCACAGCCTAAAAAAATGAAGTAAAAAATTATTGCACCATATATTTCATACTCCAAACCAATTATAATGATGGTGAAAAGTGTTGGTCTTTTGTAAAACACAATCCAATACATGTAAAAAGTGTTTGTAAATACTCTTGGTAAAATATGATAAAAACAGCTACATGTTTTAAATACCTATGATCACATGATAATTATAATACAGTATTCGTGCCCACTGTCTCTCTGCTTGTGCCAGCCAAGGACACAGCTGCACAAAATCAACAGCAAGAAGCATCCTGCTTATTCATCAGGATGGGGAATTTGAATAACAAAAAGCCATTTGAAATGGTATGAGGTATAAAAGCTTGAGTGAACAT from Oncorhynchus clarkii lewisi isolate Uvic-CL-2024 chromosome 7, UVic_Ocla_1.0, whole genome shotgun sequence includes the following:
- the LOC139412742 gene encoding gamma-crystallin M2-like is translated as MVKITFYEENNFQGRCYECSTDCADLHSYFSRCNSARVESGAWVLYEKPNYKGYQYILSPGEYTDNQQWMGFNDSVKSCRAIKNVYGNVWKLRLYERPDFGGRMVEWAEDCPSVYEAFKFREVYSCMVTHGAWAFYELPNYRGRQYFLERGEYPRHTDWSAASAAVGSFRRITEF